A DNA window from Candidatus Margulisiibacteriota bacterium contains the following coding sequences:
- a CDS encoding paraquat-inducible protein A — protein sequence SLMIISLTAKYGWKPGLAIFLFRWMREIKPWGMLEVFMLGILGLGCIKLPVKVIRVSGKVEEEFQTVGDLIGVARFQVLPYFSYIG from the coding sequence TTCCCTGATGATCATTTCGCTGACGGCCAAATATGGCTGGAAGCCTGGGCTGGCCATTTTCCTGTTCCGCTGGATGCGTGAAATCAAGCCGTGGGGGATGCTGGAAGTGTTCATGCTGGGGATTCTGGGGTTGGGTTGTATAAAGTTGCCGGTAAAAGTCATAAGGGTTTCCGGCAAAGTCGAAGAGGAATTTCAAACAGTAGGTGATCTCATAGGTGTCGCCCGCTTCCAGGTACTCCCGTATTTTTCTTATATTGGCTAA